The Engraulis encrasicolus isolate BLACKSEA-1 chromosome 4, IST_EnEncr_1.0, whole genome shotgun sequence genome includes a window with the following:
- the pskh1 gene encoding serine/threonine-protein kinase H1 homolog codes for MGCRHSKVLPEAPGDVQLDLVKKVEPQTHHTDVYSIFTRGGTGTAGTAGRAGTSGDGSTEKTGSSTPHSGKSLAAAGATAGTAATAATVPKTGQSPPPAAQAAAAAPSDPSAEPRRNKVARYRAKFDPRVTAKYEIKALIGRGSFSRVVRVEHKGTRRPYAIKMIETRCREGREVCESELNVLRRVRHTNIIQLMEVFETSERVYMVMELATGGELFDRIIARGSFTERDATHVLQMVLDGVKYLHMLGITHRDLKPENLLYYHPGADSKIMITDFGLASTRKKGDECLMKTTCGTPEYIAPEILVRKPYTNAVDMWALGVISYILLSGTMPFEDENRMRLYKQILKGKYSYTGEPWPSVSNLAKDFIDRVLTVDPSERLTAGQALKHPWVVSMAASSSMKNLQRSISQNLLKRASSRCHSTKSAQSTRSTKSSKARRAREKELRELNRRYQQQYNG; via the exons ATGGGCTGCAGGCACAGCAAGGTGCTCCCCGAGGCCCCTGGCGACGTGCAGCTGGACCTGGTCAAGAAGGTGGAGCCGCAGACGCACCACACCGACGTCTACAGCATCTTCACACGCGGCGGCACGGGTACCGCGGGCACCGCTGGCAGGGCTGGCACAAGTGGCGATGGCTCCACCGAGAAGACCGGTTCCTCCACCCCCCACAGTGGCAAGAGCCTGGCTGCTGCGGGTGCCACAGCGGGCACTGCTGCCACCGCCGCCACGGTGCCCAAAACTGGCCAATCGCCTCCTCCCGCTGCTCAGGCCGCTGCCGCCGCACCCTCGGACCCCTCTGCCGAGCCTCGGCGGAACAAGGTGGCGCGATACCGGGCAAAGTTTGACCCGCGGGTCACGGCCAAGTACGAGATCAAGGCTCTGATTGGGCGCGGCAGCTTCAGCCGCGTGGTGCGGGTGGAGCACAAGGGGACGCGGCGGCCATACGCCATCAAGATGATCGAGACGCGCTGCCGAGAGGGGCGAGAGGTGTGCGAGTCCGAGCTCAACGTGCTGCGCCGCGTACGACACACAAACATCATCCAACTCATGGAG GTGTTTGAGACGAGCGAGCGCGTGTACATGGTGATGGAGCTGGCGACGGGCGGCGAGCTGTTCGACCGCATCATCGCGCGCGGCTCCTTCACGGAGCGCGACGCCACGCACGTGCTGCAGATGGTGTTGGACGGCGTCAAGTACCTGCACATGCTGGGCATCACGCACCGCGACCTGAAGCCCGAGAACCTGCTCTACTACCACCCCGGCGCCGACTCTAAGATCATGATCACAGACTTCGGGCTGGCCAGCACGCGCAAGAAGGGTGACGAGTGCCTGATGAAGACCACGTGCGGCACGCCCGAGTACATTGCGCCCGAGATCCTGGTGCGCAAGCCATACACCAACGCGGTGGACATGTGGGCCCTCGGCGTCATCTCCTACATCCTGCTCAGCGGCACCATGCCCTTCGAGGACGAGAACCGCATGCGGCTCTACAAGCAGATCCTCAAGGGGAAGTACAGCTACACTGGAGAG CCGTGGCCGAGCGTGTCGAACCTGGCGAAGGACTTCATCGACCGCGTGCTGACAGTGGACCCCAGCGAGCGCCTGACGGCGGGCCAGGCCCTGAAGCACCCCTGGGTGGTCAGCatggccgcctcctcctccatgaaGAACCTGCAGCGCTCCATCTCCCAGAACCTCCTCAAGAGGGCGTCCTCACGCTGCCACAGCACCAAGTCGGCCCAGTCCACGCGCTCCACCAAGTCCAGCAAGGCCCGCCGAGCGCGCGAGAAGGAGCTGCGAGAGCTCAACCGCCGCTATCAGCAGCAGTACAACGGCTGA